One Pseudomonas sp. AN-1 genomic region harbors:
- a CDS encoding penicillin-binding protein 1A yields the protein MRLLKLLSWTCVALLSALLLGFSGTFLYLSPGLPSVETLRNVRMQVPLRVYSADAKLIAEFGEMRRSPIAFADIPQDFIDALLAAEDDNFARHHGIDVKSLMRAAAQLLKSGQIQTGGSTITMQVAKNFFLSNERSFSRKINEILLALQIERALGKNEILELYVNKIYLGNRAYGIEAAAQIYYGKPIGELSLAQLAMIAGLPKAPSRYNPVVNPERAKIRRDWILSRMHELGKIDLQRYQSALAEPVEVRQQAASPPELEAPYVAEMARAEIIGRFGSDAYTEGYRVHTTVSSRLQSAANQALRDGLIEYDQRHGYRGPEQRLPQLDATGWLGRLAEQRTLGGLEPAIVSAIDSDGIRILTRGGSEEAVAWDTMRWARPRLGNNSLGRQPSKPADVVQKGDLIRVQRQADGSLRFAQLPQAQGALVSLDPADGAIRALIGGFAFEQSNYNRATQAKRQPGSSFKPFVYSAALDKGFTAASLINDAPIEFVDPYSGEVWRPKNDNNTFLGPIRMREALFRSRNLVSIRLLQEIGIDYALDYGKRFGLPPEELPRNFSLALGTANLTPLEVTTGYAVFANGGYRVQPYLITRIDDRDGKTLYQANPPRVPGAQEPAPVMASDAAPTTGSPQAAPAQQAQRAIDARTAYIMTSMLQDVINRGTGRRALSLGRSDLAGKTGTTNEQKDSWFAGYNGDFVTTAWAGFDQPQSLGRHEYGGTVALPIWIRYMDVALKDRPMHLPPEPEGLLRLRIDPTTGRAAAAGASGAFFELFNKDAPPQPAQEVSSDGFRDQFGSEPAAVPIDLF from the coding sequence ATGCGTCTGTTGAAGCTTCTGTCGTGGACCTGTGTCGCCCTGCTCAGCGCATTGCTGCTCGGCTTCAGCGGCACCTTCCTCTATCTCAGCCCGGGCCTGCCCTCCGTCGAAACGCTGCGCAACGTGCGCATGCAGGTACCGCTGCGGGTCTACAGCGCCGACGCCAAGCTGATCGCCGAATTCGGCGAGATGCGCCGCAGCCCCATCGCCTTCGCCGACATCCCCCAGGACTTCATCGATGCCCTGCTGGCGGCAGAGGATGACAATTTCGCCCGCCATCATGGCATCGACGTCAAGAGCCTGATGCGTGCCGCGGCGCAATTGCTGAAGAGCGGGCAGATCCAGACCGGCGGCAGCACCATCACCATGCAGGTGGCGAAGAACTTCTTCCTCTCCAACGAGAGAAGTTTCTCGAGGAAAATCAACGAGATACTCCTGGCCCTGCAGATCGAGCGGGCGCTCGGCAAGAACGAGATCCTCGAGCTCTACGTCAACAAGATCTATCTTGGCAACCGCGCCTACGGCATCGAGGCGGCGGCACAGATCTACTACGGCAAGCCGATCGGCGAGCTGTCGCTGGCCCAGCTGGCGATGATCGCCGGCCTGCCCAAGGCTCCCTCGCGCTACAACCCGGTGGTCAACCCCGAGCGCGCCAAGATCCGCCGCGACTGGATCCTCTCGCGCATGCACGAGCTGGGCAAGATCGACCTGCAGCGCTATCAGAGCGCACTGGCCGAACCCGTCGAAGTGCGCCAGCAGGCTGCCAGCCCGCCGGAGCTGGAGGCCCCTTACGTGGCGGAGATGGCCCGCGCGGAAATCATCGGTCGCTTCGGCAGCGACGCCTATACCGAAGGCTATCGTGTCCACACCACCGTCAGCAGCAGACTGCAGAGCGCGGCCAACCAGGCCCTGCGCGACGGCCTGATCGAGTACGACCAGCGTCACGGCTACCGCGGCCCGGAGCAACGCCTGCCACAGCTCGACGCGACAGGCTGGCTGGGCAGGCTGGCCGAACAGCGCACTCTCGGCGGCCTGGAGCCGGCGATCGTCAGCGCCATCGACAGCGACGGCATCCGCATCCTGACCCGCGGCGGCAGCGAGGAAGCCGTGGCCTGGGACACCATGCGCTGGGCACGCCCGCGCCTCGGCAACAATAGCCTGGGCCGCCAGCCGAGCAAACCGGCCGACGTGGTGCAGAAAGGCGACCTGATCCGCGTGCAGCGCCAGGCCGACGGCAGCCTGCGCTTCGCCCAGCTGCCGCAGGCCCAGGGCGCGCTGGTCTCCCTGGACCCGGCCGATGGTGCGATCCGCGCCCTGATCGGCGGCTTCGCCTTCGAGCAGAGCAACTACAACCGCGCCACCCAGGCCAAGCGTCAGCCCGGCTCGAGCTTCAAGCCGTTCGTCTACAGCGCCGCCCTGGACAAGGGTTTCACCGCCGCCAGCCTGATCAACGACGCCCCCATCGAGTTCGTCGACCCCTACAGCGGCGAAGTCTGGCGTCCGAAGAACGACAACAATACCTTCCTCGGCCCGATCCGCATGCGCGAGGCCCTGTTCAGGTCGCGCAACCTGGTATCGATCCGCCTGCTGCAGGAGATCGGCATCGACTACGCCCTCGACTACGGCAAGCGCTTCGGCCTGCCCCCGGAGGAGTTGCCGCGCAACTTCTCCCTGGCCCTCGGCACCGCCAACCTCACTCCCCTCGAGGTGACCACCGGCTACGCGGTATTCGCCAATGGCGGCTACCGGGTGCAGCCCTACCTGATCACCCGCATCGACGACCGCGACGGCAAGACCCTGTACCAGGCCAACCCGCCGCGGGTACCGGGCGCGCAGGAGCCGGCGCCGGTGATGGCCAGCGACGCTGCGCCCACCACCGGCAGCCCGCAGGCGGCGCCCGCCCAGCAGGCCCAGCGGGCGATCGATGCACGCACCGCCTACATCATGACCAGCATGCTGCAGGACGTGATCAATCGCGGTACCGGCCGTCGCGCCCTGAGCCTGGGGCGCAGCGACCTGGCTGGCAAGACCGGCACCACCAACGAGCAGAAGGACTCCTGGTTCGCCGGCTACAACGGCGACTTCGTCACCACCGCCTGGGCCGGCTTCGACCAGCCGCAGAGCCTCGGCCGACACGAATACGGCGGCACCGTGGCCCTGCCGATCTGGATCCGCTACATGGACGTTGCCCTCAAGGACCGCCCGATGCACCTGCCGCCGGAACCGGAGGGCCTGCTGCGCCTGCGCATCGACCCGACCACCGGTCGCGCCGCCGCCGCCGGGGCCAGCGGCGCCTTCTTCGAGCTGTTCAACAAGGACGCACCGCCGCAGCCGGCGCAGGAAGTCAGCAGCGACGGCTTCCGGGACCAGTTCGGCAGCGAGCCGGCTGCAGTACCCATCGACCTGTTCTGA
- a CDS encoding pilus assembly protein PilM, with the protein MLGLFNKTANTLLGIDISSTSVKLLELSRSGGRYKVEAYAVEPLPPNAVVEKNIAEIEGVGQALSRVLVKARTGVKNAAVAVAGSAVITKSIEMDAGLSEDELENQLKIEADQYIPYPLEEVAIDFEVQGPAPRNPERVEVLLAACRRENVEVREAALALAGLTPRVVDVEAYALERAYSLLEPRLAGERDELTVAVVDVGATMTTLSVLHNGKTIYIREQLFGGKQLTEEIQRRYGLSFEEAGLAKKQGGLPDDYDSEVLLPFKEAVVQQVSRSLQFFFAAGQYSDVDCILLAGGTASLPDLDRLIQQKIGTPCVVANPFADMALGSKVNAAALASDAPALMIACGLAMRSFD; encoded by the coding sequence GTGCTAGGGCTCTTCAACAAGACCGCGAATACGCTATTGGGGATCGACATCAGCTCCACCTCGGTAAAGCTGCTGGAGCTGAGCCGCTCGGGGGGGCGCTACAAGGTTGAGGCCTACGCGGTCGAGCCGTTGCCGCCGAATGCCGTCGTCGAGAAGAACATCGCCGAGATCGAGGGTGTCGGTCAGGCGCTGAGCCGCGTGCTGGTCAAGGCCCGCACCGGGGTCAAGAACGCGGCCGTGGCCGTGGCTGGCTCGGCGGTGATCACCAAGAGCATCGAGATGGACGCCGGGCTGTCCGAGGACGAGCTGGAGAACCAGCTGAAGATCGAGGCCGACCAGTACATCCCCTATCCCCTCGAGGAGGTGGCCATCGACTTCGAGGTCCAGGGCCCGGCGCCACGCAACCCCGAGCGGGTCGAGGTGCTGCTGGCGGCCTGCCGCCGGGAGAACGTCGAGGTGCGCGAGGCCGCCCTGGCTCTCGCCGGCCTGACCCCTCGGGTAGTCGATGTCGAGGCCTATGCGCTGGAGCGCGCCTACTCGCTGCTCGAGCCGCGCCTGGCGGGCGAGCGCGACGAGCTGACCGTGGCGGTGGTGGACGTCGGTGCGACCATGACCACCCTCAGCGTGCTGCACAACGGCAAGACCATCTACATTCGTGAGCAGCTGTTCGGCGGCAAGCAGCTGACCGAGGAGATCCAGCGCCGCTACGGGCTGTCCTTCGAGGAGGCCGGTCTGGCCAAGAAACAGGGTGGCCTGCCGGACGACTACGACAGCGAAGTGCTGCTGCCCTTCAAGGAGGCCGTGGTGCAGCAGGTGTCGCGCTCGCTGCAGTTCTTCTTCGCCGCCGGCCAGTACAGCGACGTCGACTGCATCCTGCTGGCCGGCGGTACGGCGTCCCTGCCGGATCTCGACCGGTTGATCCAGCAGAAGATCGGCACCCCCTGCGTGGTGGCCAACCCCTTCGCCGACATGGCGCTGGGCAGCAAGGTGAATGCCGCGGCGCTGGCCAGCGATGCGCCGGCGCTGATGATCGCCTGCGGCCTGGCGATGAGGAGTTTCGACTGA
- a CDS encoding PilN domain-containing protein, producing the protein MARINLLPWREQRREERKQRFLVALGAVLVGGAALVFAGDRYLNMAIEQQNARNDFVRKEIAVLDGRIKEISELRQRRQQLLERMKIIQDLQGNRPIIGRIFDQLVRTLPDGVHFTELKMTGKNIAIGGAAESNNRVSTLMRNLDASEWLEAPNLTEVKAVTAGAVDQANVFQLSVQQTQPENVDKSVAQQGGAKQ; encoded by the coding sequence ATGGCCAGAATCAACCTTCTTCCCTGGCGCGAGCAGCGCCGCGAGGAGCGCAAGCAGCGTTTCCTGGTGGCGCTCGGAGCTGTGCTGGTGGGTGGTGCTGCGCTGGTGTTCGCCGGCGACCGCTACCTGAACATGGCCATCGAGCAGCAGAACGCACGCAACGACTTCGTGCGCAAGGAAATCGCCGTGCTGGATGGGCGGATCAAGGAGATCAGCGAGTTGCGGCAGCGCCGTCAGCAGTTGCTGGAGCGGATGAAGATCATCCAGGACCTGCAGGGCAATCGGCCCATCATCGGCCGGATCTTCGATCAACTGGTGCGTACCCTGCCCGATGGCGTGCACTTCACCGAACTGAAGATGACCGGCAAGAACATCGCCATCGGCGGCGCCGCCGAGTCCAACAATCGCGTGTCCACCCTGATGCGCAACCTGGATGCCTCCGAGTGGCTGGAGGCGCCCAACCTGACCGAGGTCAAGGCGGTGACCGCCGGTGCCGTGGACCAGGCCAACGTGTTCCAGCTGAGCGTGCAGCAGACCCAGCCCGAGAATGTTGACAAGTCCGTCGCCCAGCAAGGAGGTGCCAAGCAATGA
- the pilO gene encoding type 4a pilus biogenesis protein PilO: MSLAESLESLRKVNLNELDVNNLGSWPGPVKVIAGILLFVAVLALGYNFHLMDLQTQLDQQRSEEETLKQQFATKAFQAANLDAYRQQMVEMEQSFGALLRQLPSDTEVPGLLEDITRTGLGSGLEFEEIKLLPEVTQQFYIELPIQIRVVGGYHDLATFVSGAASLPRIVTLHDFEIKPRGEVGDAKLAMSILAKTYRYNDKGLK; encoded by the coding sequence ATGAGTCTGGCCGAATCCCTGGAAAGTCTGCGCAAGGTCAACCTCAACGAACTCGATGTCAACAACCTGGGTTCCTGGCCGGGCCCGGTCAAGGTCATCGCCGGCATCCTGCTGTTCGTGGCGGTACTGGCGCTGGGCTACAACTTCCATCTCATGGATCTGCAGACGCAGCTCGACCAGCAGCGCAGCGAGGAGGAAACTCTCAAGCAGCAGTTCGCCACCAAGGCCTTCCAGGCCGCCAACCTGGATGCCTACCGCCAGCAGATGGTGGAGATGGAGCAGTCCTTCGGCGCCCTGCTGCGGCAGCTGCCCAGCGATACCGAGGTGCCCGGCCTGCTCGAGGACATCACCCGCACCGGCCTTGGCAGCGGTCTGGAGTTCGAGGAGATCAAGCTGCTGCCGGAAGTCACCCAGCAGTTCTACATCGAGTTGCCGATCCAGATCCGCGTGGTCGGCGGCTACCACGACCTGGCCACCTTCGTCAGTGGCGCCGCCAGTCTGCCGCGGATCGTCACCCTGCACGATTTCGAGATCAAGCCGCGGGGCGAGGTGGGCGACGCGAAGCTGGCGATGAGCATCCTGGCCAAGACCTACCGTTACAACGACAAGGGGCTGAAATGA